The Streptomyces sp. NL15-2K genome contains a region encoding:
- a CDS encoding penicillin acylase family protein, with the protein MPTDTTASTGQQPGKSGRKKGRKARLIVLVLVLALVGGVAYGGYWSVSTVRASFPQTKGSLTLAGLSGPVDVKRDGYGIPQIYASSDEDLFMAQGYVQAQDRFYEMDVRRHMTSGRLSEMFGKSQVDNDEFLRTLGWDRVAKKEYDTKLSPATKKYLQAYAKGVNAYLKGKDGEQISLEYAALGFSNDYKPEKWTPVDSISWLKAMAWDLRGNMQDEIDRALMTSRLGPKQIADLYPEYPYSRNQTIVQQGQYDELTRTFEGSGGASAGGSSTSGTGTGTQSASTSAGSALQSQLSGLQGVLDNLPTAVGVNGNGIGSNAWVVRGKYTITGKPLLANDPHLSPSLPSVWYQMGLHCRTVSSKCQYDVSGYTFAGMPGVVIGHNQNIAWGMTNSGVDVTDLYLEKLSGDGYLYDGKVKAFKRREETIKVAGGASKKIVVRETNNGPLLSDRDDELVKVGRKAAVDAAAPDRGDGYGIALRWTALDPGTSMDAVFAMDKAADWTDFREAATLFDVPSQNLIYADTKDNIGYTLPGKIPTRAKGDDGSVPAPGWDPKYEWTGYIPQDALPYEYNPQRGYIVTANQAVINKEKTDYPYTLTTDWGYGTRSQRITDLIEQKIKDGGKISTDDMRQMQTDNSSEIAKLLVPKLLKINLADPDVRAAQELLEGWDYTQDADSAAAAYFNAVWRNILKLAFGNKLPKELRVKDQCLWVDPVNTTGPVDEAGKVLECGQRDPDQAQPDGGDRWFEVVRKLIDDENSDWWTTPSNRNRPGADHNRDKLFERAMIDARWELTAKLGKDIDTWSWGRLHRLFLKNQTLGTDGPGFMQYMLNRGPWKLSGGEATVNATGWNAAGGYDVVWVPSMRMVVNLGDLDKSKWINLTGASGHAYSAHYVDQTGKWAKGELLDWSFSDQAVEDGTSDTLVLKP; encoded by the coding sequence ATGCCCACCGACACCACCGCCTCTACGGGTCAGCAGCCCGGCAAGTCCGGCAGGAAGAAGGGGCGCAAAGCCCGCTTGATCGTCCTGGTCCTGGTGCTGGCCCTCGTCGGAGGCGTCGCCTACGGGGGGTACTGGTCCGTCAGCACCGTCCGGGCCTCCTTCCCGCAGACCAAGGGCTCACTCACGCTGGCGGGCCTGTCGGGCCCCGTCGACGTCAAGCGCGACGGCTACGGCATCCCGCAGATCTACGCCTCCTCCGACGAGGACCTGTTCATGGCGCAGGGCTACGTCCAGGCGCAGGACCGGTTCTACGAGATGGACGTGCGCCGCCACATGACCTCCGGGCGCCTGTCGGAGATGTTCGGCAAGAGCCAGGTCGACAACGACGAGTTCCTGCGCACCCTGGGCTGGGACCGGGTCGCGAAGAAGGAGTACGACACCAAGCTGTCGCCGGCCACGAAGAAGTACCTCCAGGCGTACGCCAAGGGAGTCAACGCCTACCTGAAGGGCAAGGACGGCGAGCAGATCTCCCTGGAGTACGCGGCCCTGGGCTTCAGCAACGACTACAAGCCCGAGAAGTGGACCCCGGTCGACTCGATCTCGTGGCTGAAGGCGATGGCCTGGGACCTGCGCGGCAACATGCAGGACGAGATCGACCGCGCCCTGATGACCAGCCGCCTCGGCCCCAAGCAGATCGCCGACCTGTACCCGGAGTACCCCTACAGCCGGAACCAGACGATCGTCCAGCAGGGCCAGTACGACGAGCTCACCAGGACCTTCGAGGGAAGCGGCGGCGCGTCCGCCGGCGGCTCCTCCACGAGCGGGACGGGCACGGGTACGCAGTCGGCCTCGACGTCGGCCGGATCGGCCCTCCAGAGCCAGCTCAGCGGCCTCCAGGGCGTCCTGGACAACCTCCCCACGGCCGTCGGCGTGAACGGCAACGGCATCGGCTCGAACGCCTGGGTCGTGCGCGGGAAGTACACGATCACCGGCAAACCCCTGCTGGCCAACGACCCGCACCTGTCGCCCTCGCTGCCATCCGTCTGGTACCAGATGGGCCTGCACTGCCGCACCGTCTCCAGCAAGTGCCAGTACGACGTCAGCGGCTACACCTTCGCGGGCATGCCCGGCGTGGTCATCGGCCACAACCAGAACATCGCCTGGGGCATGACCAACTCCGGCGTCGACGTCACCGACCTCTACCTGGAGAAGCTCTCCGGCGACGGCTACCTCTACGACGGCAAGGTCAAGGCCTTCAAGCGGCGCGAGGAGACCATCAAGGTCGCCGGCGGCGCGTCCAAGAAGATCGTCGTCCGCGAGACGAACAACGGACCACTGCTGTCCGACCGCGACGACGAGCTCGTGAAGGTCGGCAGGAAGGCCGCCGTCGACGCCGCGGCCCCCGACCGGGGCGACGGCTACGGCATCGCGCTGCGCTGGACCGCGCTGGATCCGGGCACCTCCATGGACGCCGTCTTCGCGATGGACAAGGCGGCCGACTGGACCGACTTCCGCGAGGCCGCGACCCTGTTCGACGTGCCCTCGCAGAACCTGATCTACGCCGACACCAAGGACAACATCGGCTACACGCTGCCCGGGAAGATCCCCACGCGCGCGAAGGGCGACGACGGCTCCGTCCCGGCGCCGGGCTGGGACCCCAAGTACGAGTGGACCGGGTACATCCCGCAGGACGCGCTGCCCTACGAGTACAACCCGCAGCGCGGCTACATCGTCACCGCCAACCAGGCCGTGATCAACAAGGAGAAGACGGACTACCCCTACACGCTCACCACGGACTGGGGCTACGGCACCCGCAGCCAGCGGATCACCGACCTGATCGAGCAGAAGATCAAGGACGGCGGCAAGATCTCCACCGACGACATGCGTCAGATGCAGACGGACAACAGCAGCGAGATCGCCAAGCTGCTCGTGCCCAAGCTGCTGAAGATCAACCTCGCCGACCCCGACGTCCGGGCGGCGCAGGAGCTCCTCGAGGGCTGGGACTACACCCAGGACGCGGACTCGGCGGCGGCCGCCTACTTCAACGCCGTCTGGCGCAACATCCTCAAGCTGGCCTTCGGCAACAAGCTGCCCAAGGAACTGCGCGTCAAGGATCAGTGCCTGTGGGTCGACCCGGTCAACACCACCGGGCCCGTGGACGAGGCCGGCAAGGTGCTCGAGTGCGGCCAGCGCGACCCCGACCAGGCGCAGCCCGACGGCGGCGACCGCTGGTTCGAGGTGGTGCGCAAGCTGATCGACGACGAGAACAGCGACTGGTGGACCACGCCCAGCAACCGCAACCGCCCCGGCGCCGACCACAACCGCGACAAGCTGTTCGAGCGCGCCATGATCGACGCCCGCTGGGAGCTGACCGCCAAGCTCGGCAAGGACATCGACACCTGGAGCTGGGGCCGGCTGCACCGCCTGTTCCTGAAGAACCAGACCCTGGGCACCGACGGTCCCGGCTTCATGCAGTACATGCTCAACCGCGGCCCGTGGAAGCTCAGCGGCGGCGAGGCGACGGTCAACGCCACCGGCTGGAACGCCGCCGGCGGCTACGACGTCGTCTGGGTGCCGTCGATGCGGATGGTGGTCAACCT
- a CDS encoding potassium/proton antiporter, with amino-acid sequence MRVGQGRERPLTVHDLNQLLLVCSLVLLVAVAAVRISSRSGLPSLLVYLGIGVAMGQDGIGDIHFNNAELTQVIGYAALVVILAEGGLGTKWKEVKPALPAATALALAGVAVSVGVTATASHYLIGLEWRQALIIGAVVSSTDAAAVFSVLRKIPLPARVTGTLEAESGFNDAPVVILVVSFSMAGPIEHWYVLLGEIALELAIGAAIGIAVGWLGSWGLRHVALPASGLYPIAVMAIAVTAYAAGAQAHGSGFLAVYLASMVMGNAKLPHWPATRGFADGVGWIAQIGMFVLLGLLVTPHELGDDIVPALLIGLVLTMVARPLSVVLCLTPFRVSWQEQALMSWAGLRGAVPIILATIPMVEGVEASRRIFNMVFVLVVVYTLVQGPTLPWLARKLRLGDGSEAADLGIESAPLERLRGHLLSVPIPEGSRMHGVEINELRLPAGAAVTLVVREGKSFVPLPTTVLRRGDELLVVATDPVRDAAERRLRAVGRGGKLAGWLGTNGDDTGR; translated from the coding sequence ATGCGCGTCGGCCAGGGAAGGGAACGGCCGCTGACTGTCCACGACCTCAACCAGCTCCTGCTCGTCTGCTCGCTCGTCCTGCTCGTCGCCGTGGCAGCGGTCCGGATCTCCTCGCGCAGCGGGCTCCCCAGCCTGCTCGTATACCTGGGGATCGGCGTCGCCATGGGCCAGGACGGCATCGGCGACATCCACTTCAACAACGCCGAACTGACCCAGGTCATCGGATACGCGGCCCTGGTCGTGATCCTGGCCGAGGGCGGTCTGGGCACGAAGTGGAAGGAGGTCAAACCGGCCCTGCCGGCCGCCACGGCGCTGGCGCTGGCCGGGGTCGCGGTGAGTGTCGGGGTCACGGCGACGGCCTCTCACTACCTGATCGGGCTGGAGTGGCGCCAGGCGCTCATCATCGGGGCCGTGGTCTCCTCCACGGACGCCGCGGCCGTCTTCTCCGTCCTGCGGAAGATCCCCCTGCCCGCGCGCGTGACGGGCACCCTGGAGGCCGAGTCCGGCTTCAACGACGCCCCCGTGGTCATCCTGGTGGTCTCCTTCTCGATGGCGGGCCCGATCGAGCACTGGTACGTGCTGCTCGGCGAGATAGCCCTGGAGCTGGCCATCGGCGCCGCCATCGGCATCGCGGTGGGCTGGCTGGGCTCCTGGGGGCTCCGGCACGTGGCCCTGCCCGCCTCCGGCCTCTACCCGATCGCCGTCATGGCCATCGCCGTCACCGCGTACGCGGCGGGCGCGCAGGCACACGGCAGCGGCTTCCTCGCCGTCTACCTCGCCTCGATGGTGATGGGCAACGCCAAGCTGCCGCACTGGCCCGCCACCCGCGGGTTCGCCGACGGGGTCGGCTGGATCGCCCAGATCGGCATGTTCGTCCTGCTCGGGCTGCTGGTCACCCCGCACGAACTGGGCGACGACATCGTGCCCGCCCTCCTCATCGGGCTGGTGCTGACCATGGTGGCCCGCCCGCTGAGCGTCGTGCTGTGCCTGACACCGTTCCGGGTGTCGTGGCAGGAGCAGGCCCTGATGTCCTGGGCCGGGCTGCGCGGCGCCGTCCCCATCATCCTGGCGACCATCCCCATGGTGGAGGGCGTCGAGGCCAGCCGCCGGATCTTCAACATGGTCTTCGTCCTGGTCGTCGTCTACACCCTGGTCCAGGGGCCCACCCTGCCGTGGCTCGCCCGCAAGCTGCGCCTGGGCGACGGATCGGAGGCCGCCGACCTCGGCATCGAGTCGGCACCCCTGGAGCGGCTGCGCGGGCACCTGCTGTCCGTCCCGATCCCCGAGGGGTCGAGGATGCACGGCGTCGAGATCAACGAGCTGCGGTTGCCGGCCGGGGCCGCCGTCACCCTGGTCGTACGCGAGGGAAAGTCGTTCGTCCCGCTGCCCACGACGGTGCTGCGACGCGGCGACGAACTGCTCGTGGTCGCCACGGACCCCGTACGCGACGCGGCGGAGCGACGGCTGCGCGCGGTGGGACGCGGCGGCAAGCTGGCCGGATGGCTGGGGACGAACGGCGACGACACGGGTCGTTGA
- a CDS encoding MFS transporter gives MASTVTSRPGYGQLLRTRGAWTFLLPGFAARQPFAMLTVSIVLLVQHTTGSYGVAGAAAAVTGVSMALFAPYSGRLADRHGQRTVLIPGVLVHALSVLTLTALALADAPLWALLAAALPTGASIPQIGPMVRARWAVKLQDSPLLPTAAAFESVTDELTFVVGPLLATALCTAVDPAAGLVTEASLTLLGGLLFAAQRSTQPSVPGGTGEGHARVERASALRVPGVRVLIVAFLGIGSVFGGMQVSLAAFTESIGEPGLNGVLYGTFAAGNMLSGLVCGAIAWKTAPQQRLVVGYAALALTASGLLAAHSVLVLAGLGLLVGMSIAPTLITGYTLVENLVPAGARTEAFTWLTGAVALGQAAAVTVAGQLEDRLRDGAGFLVPMGGTLLALATLLALRSRLAARPRGRTVARGVGHRVPVTVD, from the coding sequence GTGGCATCCACGGTCACCTCCCGCCCCGGATACGGGCAGCTGCTGCGCACCCGCGGCGCCTGGACGTTCCTGCTCCCCGGCTTCGCGGCACGTCAGCCCTTCGCCATGCTCACCGTCTCCATCGTGCTGCTCGTCCAGCACACCACCGGCTCGTACGGTGTGGCGGGCGCCGCCGCTGCCGTCACCGGCGTCTCCATGGCGCTGTTCGCGCCCTACAGCGGGCGGCTCGCCGACCGTCACGGGCAGCGGACCGTGCTGATTCCGGGCGTGCTCGTGCACGCCCTGTCCGTTCTGACCCTGACGGCGCTCGCACTGGCGGACGCACCTCTGTGGGCCCTGCTCGCGGCGGCCCTCCCCACAGGGGCCTCGATACCGCAGATCGGGCCCATGGTGCGCGCCCGTTGGGCCGTGAAGCTCCAGGACTCGCCCCTGCTGCCCACCGCGGCGGCCTTCGAGTCCGTCACCGACGAGCTGACCTTCGTGGTCGGCCCGCTGCTCGCCACCGCCCTGTGCACGGCGGTGGACCCGGCCGCGGGGCTGGTGACGGAGGCGTCACTGACGCTGCTGGGCGGCCTGCTGTTCGCCGCACAGAGGAGCACCCAGCCCTCGGTCCCCGGCGGGACGGGCGAGGGGCACGCGCGCGTGGAGCGCGCTTCCGCTCTACGCGTCCCCGGGGTGCGCGTCCTGATCGTGGCCTTCCTCGGCATCGGTTCCGTCTTCGGCGGCATGCAGGTCTCGCTGGCCGCGTTCACCGAGTCCATCGGCGAGCCCGGCCTGAACGGCGTCCTGTACGGCACCTTCGCCGCGGGCAACATGCTCTCCGGCCTGGTCTGCGGAGCCATCGCCTGGAAGACCGCCCCGCAGCAGCGCCTGGTCGTCGGATACGCCGCCCTCGCGCTCACCGCCTCCGGCCTGCTGGCCGCCCACTCGGTGCTCGTCCTGGCCGGCCTCGGCCTGCTCGTCGGCATGTCCATCGCACCCACCTTGATCACCGGCTACACCCTGGTCGAGAACCTGGTCCCGGCCGGCGCCCGCACCGAGGCCTTCACCTGGCTGACCGGCGCGGTCGCACTGGGCCAGGCGGCCGCCGTCACCGTCGCCGGGCAGCTGGAGGACCGCCTTCGGGACGGCGCCGGTTTCCTGGTGCCGATGGGCGGCACGCTGCTCGCCCTGGCGACACTGCTGGCCCTGCGTTCGCGGCTCGCGGCACGGCCCCGCGGCCGCACCGTCGCACGTGGCGTCGGTCACCGCGTGCCGGTGACAGTGGACTGA
- a CDS encoding FmdB family zinc ribbon protein yields MPTYQYQCTACGEGLEAVQKFTDDALTECPSCSGRLKKVFSAVGIVFKGSGFYRNDSRSSSSSSSPSSSGKSSTSSSSSSSSESSSSSSSSSSSSSSGSSSSDSKPSSTGTSSSSSSAA; encoded by the coding sequence GTGCCCACCTACCAGTACCAGTGCACCGCGTGCGGCGAGGGCCTCGAGGCGGTGCAGAAGTTCACCGACGACGCCCTCACGGAGTGCCCCAGCTGCTCCGGCCGCCTGAAGAAGGTGTTCTCCGCGGTCGGCATTGTCTTCAAGGGCTCGGGCTTCTACCGCAACGACAGCCGTAGCTCCTCGTCGAGCAGCTCGCCGTCGTCGTCCGGGAAGTCGTCGACGTCCTCGTCGTCGTCTTCGTCCTCCGAGTCTTCGTCGTCTTCGTCGTCTTCTTCATCTTCTTCTTCGTCGGGGTCCTCGTCGTCGGACTCGAAGCCGTCGAGCACGGGTACCTCGTCCAGCAGCAGCTCCGCCGCGTAG
- a CDS encoding S-methyl-5'-thioadenosine phosphorylase codes for MANAEIGVIGGSGFYSFLDDVTEIQVETPYGPPSDSLFLGEVAGRRVAFLPRHGRGHHLPPHRINYRANLWALRSVGVRQVLGPCAVGGLRPEYGPGTLLVPDQLVDRTKSRAGTYFDGLPLPDGTVPNVVHVSLADPYCSAGRAAALKAARGRDWEAVDGGTLVVIEGPRFSTRAESLWHQAQGWSVVGMTGHPEAALARELELCYTSMTLVTDLDAGAETGEGVSHDEVLRVFAANVDRLRGVLFDAVAALPSAEERDCLCTNALGGMDPGFALP; via the coding sequence ATGGCGAACGCAGAGATCGGCGTAATCGGCGGCTCCGGCTTCTACTCGTTCCTCGACGACGTGACCGAGATCCAGGTGGAGACCCCCTACGGGCCTCCCAGCGACTCCCTCTTCCTCGGCGAGGTCGCCGGCCGACGGGTCGCCTTCCTGCCCCGGCACGGACGCGGCCACCATCTGCCGCCGCACCGGATCAACTACCGGGCCAATCTGTGGGCGCTGCGCTCGGTCGGCGTGCGTCAGGTCCTCGGCCCCTGCGCGGTGGGCGGTCTGCGCCCCGAGTACGGGCCGGGCACGCTGCTCGTGCCGGACCAGCTGGTCGACCGTACGAAGTCCCGGGCCGGGACGTACTTCGACGGGCTGCCGCTGCCGGACGGCACGGTGCCGAACGTCGTGCACGTGTCCCTGGCCGACCCCTACTGCTCGGCCGGACGGGCGGCGGCCTTGAAGGCGGCCCGCGGGCGGGACTGGGAGGCGGTGGACGGCGGCACGCTGGTCGTGATCGAGGGGCCGCGCTTCTCGACCCGTGCCGAATCGTTGTGGCACCAGGCGCAGGGGTGGTCCGTGGTGGGCATGACCGGGCACCCCGAGGCGGCCCTGGCCCGGGAGCTGGAGCTCTGCTATACGTCGATGACCCTGGTCACCGACCTCGACGCCGGCGCCGAGACCGGTGAGGGCGTCTCCCACGACGAGGTACTGCGGGTGTTCGCGGCCAACGTGGACCGGCTGCGGGGCGTGCTGTTCGACGCGGTGGCGGCGCTGCCGTCGGCGGAGGAGCGGGACTGCCTGTGCACGAACGCGCTGGGCGGGATGGACCCGGGGTTCGCGCTGCCGTAG
- the mscL gene encoding large conductance mechanosensitive channel protein MscL, which translates to MSEKKPSVWQGFKAFLMRGNVVDLAVAVVIGAAFTNIVNSVVKGIINPVIGAIGTKSLDSYSTCIKDPCTGTGDTATGVQIMWGSVLGATLTFVITAAVVYFLMVLPMSKYLARQEARRKAKEGAQEVIEVTELEVLKEIRDALVAQRGSGHDER; encoded by the coding sequence GTGAGCGAGAAGAAGCCGAGCGTCTGGCAGGGCTTCAAAGCCTTCCTGATGCGCGGGAACGTCGTCGATCTGGCAGTCGCGGTGGTCATCGGCGCTGCCTTCACCAACATCGTCAACTCGGTGGTGAAGGGGATCATCAACCCGGTCATCGGAGCGATCGGCACCAAGAGCCTCGACAGTTACAGCACGTGCATCAAGGATCCCTGCACGGGTACGGGCGACACCGCGACCGGTGTCCAGATCATGTGGGGCTCCGTCCTCGGCGCCACCCTCACCTTCGTGATCACCGCGGCCGTCGTCTACTTCCTGATGGTCCTGCCCATGTCGAAGTACCTGGCCCGGCAGGAGGCCCGCAGGAAGGCGAAGGAGGGCGCTCAGGAGGTCATCGAGGTGACCGAGCTGGAGGTGCTCAAGGAGATCCGCGACGCGCTGGTCGCACAGCGGGGCTCCGGCCACGACGAGCGGTAG
- a CDS encoding P1 family peptidase, with protein MTVDALTDVSGVRVGHATRTGDGWLTGTTVVLAPEGGAVAAVDVRGGGPGTKETDALDPRNLVQKVEAIVLTGGSAYGLDAASGVMAWLEERGRGVPVGVDPAHVVPVVPAACVFDLGRGGDFRARPDAAMGRAAVEAAAASEPGEPVREGCVGAGTGAVVGQLKGGVGSASTVLDSGITVAALVVANAAGSVWDPETGVLYGELFQGRVEYPEERVHDAARRRLAEAAARSGPPPLNTTLAVVATDADLSKAQAQKLAGTAHDGIARAVRPVHLLHDGDTVFALATGTRPLDADNPLALNEILAAGADLVTRAIVRAVHAAESVEGPGGVWPSCGELYGGR; from the coding sequence ATGACAGTTGACGCTCTGACGGACGTTTCCGGTGTGCGGGTGGGACATGCGACGCGAACCGGGGACGGTTGGCTCACCGGTACGACAGTCGTGCTGGCCCCGGAGGGTGGCGCCGTCGCCGCCGTGGACGTACGAGGCGGAGGTCCCGGTACCAAGGAGACCGACGCCCTCGACCCGCGCAACCTGGTGCAGAAGGTCGAGGCGATCGTGCTGACCGGCGGCAGCGCGTACGGGCTCGACGCGGCGTCCGGGGTGATGGCCTGGTTGGAGGAGCGGGGGCGCGGAGTGCCCGTGGGGGTGGATCCGGCGCATGTCGTGCCGGTGGTGCCGGCCGCCTGTGTCTTCGATCTGGGGCGGGGCGGCGACTTCCGGGCGAGACCGGACGCGGCGATGGGGCGGGCGGCGGTCGAGGCGGCCGCGGCGAGCGAGCCCGGCGAGCCGGTGCGGGAAGGGTGCGTGGGCGCGGGCACGGGCGCGGTGGTCGGGCAGTTGAAGGGCGGGGTCGGCAGCGCGAGTACCGTCCTCGACTCGGGGATCACGGTGGCCGCGCTGGTGGTGGCCAATGCTGCGGGGTCGGTGTGGGATCCGGAAACGGGCGTCCTGTACGGGGAGTTGTTCCAGGGGCGCGTGGAGTACCCGGAGGAGCGCGTCCATGATGCCGCGCGCCGACGCCTTGCCGAGGCCGCGGCGCGGAGCGGCCCTCCCCCGCTCAACACCACGCTCGCCGTGGTCGCCACCGACGCGGACCTGTCGAAGGCACAGGCCCAGAAGCTGGCCGGCACGGCCCACGACGGCATCGCCCGCGCCGTCCGCCCGGTGCACCTGCTCCACGACGGGGACACGGTGTTCGCACTGGCGACAGGGACGCGCCCACTCGACGCCGACAACCCGCTCGCGCTGAACGAGATCCTCGCGGCGGGCGCGGACCTGGTGACCCGCGCGATCGTACGGGCGGTGCACGCCGCCGAGTCGGTGGAGGGGCCGGGTGGGGTGTGGCCGTCGTGCGGGGAGTTGTACGGGGGCCGTTGA
- a CDS encoding Ig-like domain-containing protein, translating into MTRPDTAARRVLGACAALMVGALTLTACGGSANAKSGGKNGKESVKTSVAKIAISAEDGSTGASINTTGVKVSDGRLTDVKMTLAGTGTAVPGSMSADGGSWKPKEQLERGTKYEISATAKDADGRTAAANSIFTTVSSANSFIGTYTPDNGTTVGVGMPVSFTFDKVISDKKAVQSHITVSSNSGQKVVGHWFGSQRLDFRPEEYWKAGSKVTMKIDLDGVEGANGVFGVQKKTVSFTIGRSQVSTVDVNAQTMTVVRDGKTIKTVPISAGSAQNPTYNGQMVISEKFTQTRMNGTTVGFGGEYDIPDVPHAMRLTTSGTFIHGNYWYNKGNPPFGRQGTSHGCVGLADVQGARGATPAKWFYDNSLIGDVVTVKNSPDKTVAPDNGLNGWNMAWSEWIAGSAT; encoded by the coding sequence GTGACAAGGCCGGACACAGCAGCGCGGCGCGTACTCGGGGCCTGTGCCGCCCTGATGGTCGGCGCCCTCACCCTCACCGCCTGTGGCGGCAGCGCCAACGCCAAGAGCGGTGGCAAGAACGGCAAGGAGTCCGTCAAGACGTCGGTCGCGAAGATCGCCATCTCGGCCGAGGACGGGTCGACCGGTGCGTCGATCAACACCACCGGCGTGAAGGTCAGCGACGGCAGGCTGACCGACGTGAAGATGACGTTGGCGGGGACGGGGACGGCCGTACCGGGGTCGATGTCCGCGGATGGCGGCAGTTGGAAGCCGAAGGAGCAGTTGGAGCGCGGGACGAAGTACGAGATATCGGCGACCGCGAAGGACGCCGACGGCCGTACCGCGGCCGCCAACTCCATCTTCACCACGGTCTCTTCGGCGAACAGCTTCATCGGGACGTACACGCCGGACAACGGCACGACGGTCGGGGTCGGGATGCCGGTGTCGTTCACCTTCGACAAGGTGATCAGCGACAAGAAGGCCGTGCAGTCGCACATCACGGTGTCGTCGAACAGCGGGCAGAAGGTGGTCGGGCACTGGTTCGGCTCGCAGCGGCTCGACTTCCGGCCCGAGGAGTACTGGAAGGCCGGCTCCAAGGTCACGATGAAGATCGACCTGGACGGGGTCGAGGGCGCGAACGGCGTCTTCGGAGTGCAGAAGAAGACCGTCAGCTTCACGATCGGCCGCTCACAGGTCTCCACCGTCGACGTGAACGCGCAGACCATGACGGTCGTGCGGGACGGTAAGACGATCAAGACGGTGCCGATCTCGGCCGGCAGCGCCCAGAACCCGACGTACAACGGGCAGATGGTCATCTCCGAGAAGTTCACGCAGACGCGGATGAATGGCACGACGGTCGGCTTCGGCGGCGAGTACGACATCCCGGACGTGCCGCACGCGATGCGACTGACCACGTCGGGGACCTTCATCCACGGCAACTACTGGTACAACAAGGGCAATCCGCCCTTCGGCCGCCAGGGCACCAGCCACGGCTGTGTCGGGCTCGCGGACGTACAGGGCGCGCGGGGTGCCACGCCCGCCAAGTGGTTCTACGACAACTCGCTCATCGGGGACGTCGTGACCGTGAAGAACTCCCCCGACAAGACCGTGGCCCCCGACAACGGGCTGAACGGCTGGAACATGGCATGGAGCGAGTGGATCGCGGGAAGTGCCACCTGA
- a CDS encoding DUF6227 family protein, translating to MSVPYETAAYEPPESPESPEEHLARLLGRALNSFELPDETIRRLDCALAHDSSLHSAHHSAGLHRETYRHTWLLEDGSALTLWELVHNTAPGSVPQHEVYVDEEELRIATARLPLPPDAPDFELPVTVQLSPIPAPRPAYLPGDSADHARRVLRRAENPDRPGGETAALLATAWAHRITQAFGRPCRAGRAGLCFALYEHAFLLRDGEEVSLWEVEHTVTPDGRHMCEVYGSEDAARDAMERRAAQFS from the coding sequence TTGAGCGTTCCGTACGAGACAGCAGCGTACGAGCCACCCGAGTCGCCCGAGTCTCCGGAGGAGCACCTCGCGCGGCTCCTCGGCCGCGCCCTGAACTCCTTCGAGTTGCCCGACGAGACGATACGGCGACTGGACTGCGCGCTGGCGCACGACAGTTCGCTGCACTCCGCGCACCACAGCGCGGGGCTGCATCGCGAGACGTACCGGCACACCTGGCTGCTCGAGGACGGCTCGGCGCTCACCCTGTGGGAGCTCGTCCACAACACCGCCCCGGGCAGCGTCCCGCAGCACGAGGTGTACGTGGACGAGGAGGAGTTGCGCATCGCCACCGCGCGGCTGCCCCTGCCGCCGGACGCGCCGGACTTCGAGTTGCCGGTGACGGTGCAGCTGTCGCCGATCCCCGCGCCGCGCCCCGCGTACCTGCCGGGCGACTCGGCGGACCACGCGCGCCGGGTGCTGCGCCGGGCGGAGAACCCGGACCGGCCGGGCGGGGAGACGGCCGCACTGCTGGCCACGGCGTGGGCGCACCGGATCACGCAGGCCTTCGGGCGCCCCTGCCGGGCGGGCCGTGCGGGGCTGTGCTTCGCGCTCTACGAGCACGCGTTCCTGCTGCGTGACGGCGAGGAGGTCTCCCTCTGGGAGGTAGAGCACACGGTGACGCCCGACGGACGGCACATGTGCGAGGTGTATGGGAGCGAGGACGCGGCCAGGGACGCGATGGAGCGGCGGGCGGCGCAGTTCTCCTGA